GTGGTGCCGGTCAAGGCGGAATTCTCGGGCGAGTTCCCCGGCATCGTGCATGACACGAGCGGCTCGGGAGCGACGCTCTTCATCGAGCCGCTGGCGGCGCTCGACGCCAATAACCGCGTGCGCACGCTTCGCCTGGAGGAAGAACGCGAAGTGCTGCGCGTGCTCGGCGAGCTCTCGCGCTCGATCGGCGCTCACGCCGATGCGATCGAGCGCAATATCGACATGCTGGCGCAGATCGACGTCCTGGTCGCCAAGGCCGACGTTGCGCGGGCGATGGACGCGCTCGAACCGGAACTGGTCGACGAGGCGATCGTCCACGTCGAGGCCGGTCGTCATCCACTGCTCGGCGAACGCGCGGTCCCGCAAACGATTCCTCTCGATTCAGGGACGCAATTCCTGGTCATCAGCGGTCCCAACATGGGCGGCAAAACCGTCGCGCTCAAAATGCTTGGACTGTTCGTCTCGATGACGTACGCCGGGATGCATGTGCCGGCCGCGATCGGGACGCGCATCGGCCGCTTTGCCCGCGTCATCGCCGATATCGGTGACGAACAGTCGATCGTCCTGAACGCGTCGAGCTTCTCGGCGCACCTGGCGCGTTTGCGCGAGATGCTCGAGGTAGCCGACGATCGCACCTTGGTGCTGGTCGACGAGATCGGCGGCGGTACCGAACCCGGTGCGGGCGCGGCGCTCGCGATCGCGATGCTCGAACGCTTGCTCTCTGCCGGTACCTGCGGCGTCGTGACCACGCACGCGACCGAGCTCAAACTTTTTGCAAGCGGAACCCCCGGGGTCACGAACGCCAGCGTGCGCTTCGATCCGCGCTCGTTCGTGCCGACGTATCAACTCGACGTCGGCGCGCCGGGTCAGTCGCTCGCCTTTCCGCTGGCGCGTGCGCTCGGCGTTCCAGACGGCGTGGTCGAGCGCGCGCAGACGCTGCTCGATACCCGCGAGCGTGACTACGGATCTGCGCTCGCCGAGCTTTCGCTGCGGACCGCCGAACTGCAATCGGAACGCGAAGGGTTGCGCGCTCAGCGGCTTGCCGCCGAACGCGAACGCGGTTCGCTCGCGCACGAGCGAGCCGTCTTCGAAAGCGAGCGCAGCGCGTTTGCGGATCGTGCCGAAGAGCGCATGCAGCAGAGCCTGCGCGAGTTCATGGCCGAACTGCAGCGGCGCGCCGCGGCGGCGCAAGCCAGCCGGCCGCGCGTTACCGCTTCGCACGCCGCGCTGCTCGGAAAGAGCGCCGACGACCTGCGCCGGGAACTCGGAGCGCGCGAACCGGAAGCCGCCGCCGTTTCCCCGCAAGCGGCGTCTTTCGCGCCGAACGCTCGCGTGCATATTCGCTCGCTGCGCCAAGACGGAACCGTGGTCGAGGACTACGGCGAGAATGTGCTGGTTGCGATCGGACCGATGAAAACGGTGGTGAAGAAGAGCGATCTCGACCCGGTCATACGAGATGCGCGCAAACGCGCTCTCCCCGACGGCGGCGGCGCGCGCGGGGGGAGCGCTGCCGCAAAAGCAGAAGCGGCGGCGCGCTCGACGGCTGAACTGGACGTTCGCGGCCGGCGTTTCATCGAGGCGCAGCCGCTGGTCGAACGATGGGTCGACGAAGCCGCGCTTGCGGGAAATTCCCCGCTTCGCCTCATTCACGGCAAAGGCACGGGTATGCTCGGACGCGGATTGCAGGAGTATCTTCGCGCCCATCCTTCGGTCAAGAGCGTGCGTTATGGGCGCGAAGACGAGGGCTCGGGCGGCGTGACGATAATAGAATTGCAGTGACCGCTCTCCACTTCGCCGACGCCGAGTACTTGCTCGACGGGTTCGAGCACGTCGAAACCGTCGAGGATTTTCACGCCCGCCTCAAATTTGGGCGGCCTCTCAACGTCAAGCTCGGCATCGATCCGACCAGTCCCGATCTGCATCTGGGTTTCATGGTCGTGCTGCACAAGCTGCAGCGTTTCGCGCAAGCCGGACACGACGTAACCCTGATCATCGGCGACTTCACCGCGAGCATCGGCGACCCCAGCGGTCGCAACGCGATGCGCCCGCCCCTCTCGCGCGAGCAGATCCAAGCGAACATGCAGACCTATCGCGAGCAGGCCGGCAAGGTGCTCGATCTCGAGCGCGTCAAGATCCGCTACAACTCGGAATGGCTGGGGCGCCTGGATTTCTCCGAGATCGTGCGGCTGGTCTCGCACGTGACGGTTGCGCAGATGCTCGAACGCAACGATTTTCGCGATCGCTTCACCGGCGGTACGCCGATCTCGCTGCACGAGTTTCTCTATCCCGTCGCTCAAGCATTCGACTCGATCGCGATCCGGGCCGACCTCGAACTGGGCGGAACCGATCAGCTGTTCAATCTCCTGTTGGGTCGTCAATTCCAGCGCGAGTACGATCAGCTGCCGCAAATCTGCGCGACCGTGCCGCTGCTGGTCGGGTTGGACGGCTCGAAGAAGATGAGCAAGTCGCTCGGCAACTACGTCGGCATCACCGAAGAGGGGCCGGCGCAATTCGGCAAACTGATGTCGATGCCCGACCAACTGATGCCGGTCTATGCACGGCTCGCCGCCTTTCGCAGCCAAGCCGAAGCCGACGATTTGGCCAATGCGCTCTCGCGCGGGCGCCTCAACCCGATCGATGCGAAAAAGGCGCTGGCTGAAGAGATCGTCGCACGCTATCATGGCCGCGAGGAGGCAAAGGCGGCGCGTGCGTACTTCGAGCGGACCGTGCAGCGTAAGGAGATTCCCGATGGGGCGCTGCCCGAAGTCGCGCTCGGTGATGCGCGCCGTGTTGCCGACGTGCTGGTGCGCGCCGGCTTTGCCGAGAGCCGCCGCGCAGCCGAGCGACTTATCTCGGGGAACGGGGTAAAGGTCGATGGTATAGTCGTGGACGACCCGCGAGCGGCGTGGACGGCATCCGAGCCGGCCGTGCTCTCGGTCGGGTCACGCCGATTTGCTCGCGTGGTGCCGTAGGGAAGGATAACATGGCCGAAAAGATCTTCGTGTGCAAACGCTGTAAGCGCCGTTATCCCTATCCGCAACCGGGCGGCCGGCCGATCCGTTGCGAGTGCGGCTGGTGGTATTACAACGACGGCGTCGCGGTTCGCGAGGCGTTCTGGCAGCGCATCGAACCGTATCGTGATCCGCCCGACCTCGTGCACATGTTCGAGCCGGATTTTATCATTTAGAGCTTCCCTAGGCGATTCGTTCGGCGAGTTCGCGCAACTCGTCGCTCGTGAAGATGTAGCGTTTCTTACAGAATTCGCAGGCCGCTTCCGATTCGGAACGCTCGGCCGCGAGCGCGCGCAATTCACCGGCGCCCATGCTAAGCAGCGCGGCTTCGACCTTTTCACGAGAACACGTGCATGCGAAGCGAATCTCGAGCGCGCGATGCGCGCGCAACTCGAGCGAGCCGGCCAGCGCGTGCAGCAGGGCGTGCGCGTCGGCACCCTCGCTGATGAGTTTGGTCACAGGCGGCATCGCGAGCGCGCGCTCTTCGAGTGCGGCGATCGCGCGATCGTCTGCACCGGGAAGCACTTGGGCAATCACGCCCCCGGCTGCGAGCACGCCATCGGGATTCGCGAGCACGCCGAGCGCGACCACGCTCGGAATCTGCTCGGAGTTGACGAGATAGGACGCGATGTCTTCGGCGATCTCGCCCGAATAAAGCGGGACGATGCCGACGTAGGGCTGTCCGACGTCGTAGGATTTCGTCACCTGCAGCGAGCCGGTGCCGATCGCGCCCGCCACGTCGAATTTCCCGGCGGCATTCAAGGGTAGATCGGCACTCGGATTTCCCGCATATCCGCGAGCCCCAAGCAACTCGGGCTCGAGCAGCCACGCGTCGGCGGCGATACTGCCGATCGGGCCATTGCCCGTCATCTGCAGCGTGATGCGTTCGCTCCCTTTGAGCGAGACGCCGAAGAGCACCGCGCCGGTGGTCAGGCGGCCGGTCGCGGCCGTGGCGAGCGGTGAGAGATCGTGGCGGCTGCGAATTTCGGCGACAAGGTCGGTAGTAACGGCGGCGGCAAGGGCGATCCCGGCCGGTGGGGCCGACGCGGCGACGAGGAGATCGGGCATGCTCGTGCGGTGTCCCGAAGGCGCATGCTTTTCCTCCTGAGAAGATCGGCACATGCACGTTCTCGTCATTCACGGGCCGAATCTGAATTTGCTCGGCCAACGCCAGCCCGAAATCTACGGCAGCATGACGCTGGCGGAGTTGAACGATTTCCTTACGACGGTCGCGCACGATCACGGAATAACGATTGACTGCGTGCAGTACAACGGCGAAGGCGAGATCATCAACGCTATTCACGACGCGCGTAGCCGCTACGACGGAATCGTGATCAACCCCGGCGCGTATTCACACTATTCGTATGCGATCGCCGACGCAATTTCGTCGCTGGACATTCCGGTGATCGAAGCGCATCTCTCCAATATCGCGGCGCGCGAAACGTATCGCCGCGTGAGCGTGACTGCGGCAGCATGCATCGGAAGCATCTCCGGCTTCGGTCAACGGTCCTACGCGCTGGCGCTGCGCGTCCTCGCGGAAAGGGCCGAAAATTAAAGGACCGGGCCCGCCCCATGCGTATATTCCCCAGCCTGGCGGCCAGCCTGCCACCCACGACCGATCCCTTGCTCTTCGTGCCGCCACATAGGAGATATCGAGTTTGACGAAAGCCGATCTGATTGATGCCGTCGCCGGTGAAGTGGAGCTCTCCAAGCGCCAGGCCGGCGAAGTCGTCGACTTGATCCTCGAAGAGATCAAGACGGCGCTGCAGAAGGGCGATCGCGTCGCGTTGACGCCGTTCGGCAGTTTTGTCGTTCGCAGTCGCAAAGCACGCGATGGACGCAATCCCAAGACGGGTGAGAAAATCAAGATTGCGGCGCGTAAGGTTCCCGCGTTCGTCGCGGGCAAAGCCCTCAAAGACGCCGTGGGCGGAACGCGCTCGGGCGGAACCAAGAAGGCTGCCGGCAAGAAGAAAAGTTCAAACCGCTGATAATAGCGTCCCATAGGATGTGGGTGGAGGTTCCGAGCACACGATGTGCGTCCGCCGAAGGCGGCGGAACCGTCGCGGGCTGTGGCGCAGCTTGGTTAGCGCGCTTGACTGGGGGTCAAGAGGTCGCTGGTTCGAATCCAGTCAGCCCGACCAGAAATGCAAATGGGGTCCGAATGGACCCCGTTTGCATTTCTGGTTTTGGATTGGGTGGATGAGAACCAGCGAAGCTGGAACCTGCACGACGCAGGTTGGGGTTCGCAGCCGCAGGATGCGACTGTGTCCGGAACAGTGTGTAACTGCGGTCGCAGAGTGATGTAGTCGTGTTCTCAATGCGAAGACTTGGCAGTCTCGCGCTGAGTTCACAATAGGTCGATAATTGCAGTATTGTACATATATCTAAATGAAGCAC
The Candidatus Baltobacteraceae bacterium DNA segment above includes these coding regions:
- a CDS encoding Smr/MutS family protein, with translation MFADERTLQALDFAALRERVVAATRSQRGKARAEQLEPMVDFAIVRLELGRTSLMRDLVVQHDLHVMPAIDTADLTAAAAQNLTLAPADLRALGDAIAAVAAAANALREVKHEALAAITAPYTNLRDLHRALTDAIDERGAVLDRASPALGRIRRSLSQAQNDARDRVASILRSDTYARVIQDNVVTIREGRFVVPVKAEFSGEFPGIVHDTSGSGATLFIEPLAALDANNRVRTLRLEEEREVLRVLGELSRSIGAHADAIERNIDMLAQIDVLVAKADVARAMDALEPELVDEAIVHVEAGRHPLLGERAVPQTIPLDSGTQFLVISGPNMGGKTVALKMLGLFVSMTYAGMHVPAAIGTRIGRFARVIADIGDEQSIVLNASSFSAHLARLREMLEVADDRTLVLVDEIGGGTEPGAGAALAIAMLERLLSAGTCGVVTTHATELKLFASGTPGVTNASVRFDPRSFVPTYQLDVGAPGQSLAFPLARALGVPDGVVERAQTLLDTRERDYGSALAELSLRTAELQSEREGLRAQRLAAERERGSLAHERAVFESERSAFADRAEERMQQSLREFMAELQRRAAAAQASRPRVTASHAALLGKSADDLRRELGAREPEAAAVSPQAASFAPNARVHIRSLRQDGTVVEDYGENVLVAIGPMKTVVKKSDLDPVIRDARKRALPDGGGARGGSAAAKAEAAARSTAELDVRGRRFIEAQPLVERWVDEAALAGNSPLRLIHGKGTGMLGRGLQEYLRAHPSVKSVRYGREDEGSGGVTIIELQ
- the tyrS gene encoding tyrosine--tRNA ligase — protein: MTALHFADAEYLLDGFEHVETVEDFHARLKFGRPLNVKLGIDPTSPDLHLGFMVVLHKLQRFAQAGHDVTLIIGDFTASIGDPSGRNAMRPPLSREQIQANMQTYREQAGKVLDLERVKIRYNSEWLGRLDFSEIVRLVSHVTVAQMLERNDFRDRFTGGTPISLHEFLYPVAQAFDSIAIRADLELGGTDQLFNLLLGRQFQREYDQLPQICATVPLLVGLDGSKKMSKSLGNYVGITEEGPAQFGKLMSMPDQLMPVYARLAAFRSQAEADDLANALSRGRLNPIDAKKALAEEIVARYHGREEAKAARAYFERTVQRKEIPDGALPEVALGDARRVADVLVRAGFAESRRAAERLISGNGVKVDGIVVDDPRAAWTASEPAVLSVGSRRFARVVP
- the hslO gene encoding Hsp33 family molecular chaperone HslO; protein product: MPDLLVAASAPPAGIALAAAVTTDLVAEIRSRHDLSPLATAATGRLTTGAVLFGVSLKGSERITLQMTGNGPIGSIAADAWLLEPELLGARGYAGNPSADLPLNAAGKFDVAGAIGTGSLQVTKSYDVGQPYVGIVPLYSGEIAEDIASYLVNSEQIPSVVALGVLANPDGVLAAGGVIAQVLPGADDRAIAALEERALAMPPVTKLISEGADAHALLHALAGSLELRAHRALEIRFACTCSREKVEAALLSMGAGELRALAAERSESEAACEFCKKRYIFTSDELRELAERIA
- the aroQ gene encoding type II 3-dehydroquinate dehydratase gives rise to the protein MHVLVIHGPNLNLLGQRQPEIYGSMTLAELNDFLTTVAHDHGITIDCVQYNGEGEIINAIHDARSRYDGIVINPGAYSHYSYAIADAISSLDIPVIEAHLSNIAARETYRRVSVTAAACIGSISGFGQRSYALALRVLAERAEN
- a CDS encoding HU family DNA-binding protein, whose amino-acid sequence is MTKADLIDAVAGEVELSKRQAGEVVDLILEEIKTALQKGDRVALTPFGSFVVRSRKARDGRNPKTGEKIKIAARKVPAFVAGKALKDAVGGTRSGGTKKAAGKKKSSNR